TTACCCGAAGGCGCTTTGCAACAAGACCCCCCAAAAGGGTTTTCCCGACGGCAGGAGGACCAATTAGTACGATAGCCATTGATTCCAATTAATCCGATTACGGCCGAAGCTATCTTTCTATGACAGACATGAGATTTTTTGGAATAGAGTTAAGATAACCAGAGAAATTCCGCTTTATTTCACAAAGCGAATCTCCGCCAAATTTATCCAAGATTGCGCAAGATATCGTGAGTGCAACCATTGATTCTCCAACAACTGCCGCCGCAGGAACAGCACAAATATCAGATCTTTGATGATCGGCATTAGCCGGTTGGCGTGTAGAAATATCAACAGTTTTTAGTGCACGAGGGACAGTCGATATAGGTTTCATGCTGCCACTGATCCTCAAAGCAGATCCGGTTGTTACACCACCCTCAACTCCCCCGCTGTGATTTGACATGCGCGTTAGTAAACCACTCTCAAGCACAATTTGATCATGTGCCTCTGACCCAGGCAGAGCGGAGATCGCAAGTCCGTCACCAATCTCAACCGCTTTTACTGCTTGAATGCTCATAATAGCTGCTGAAAGCATCGCGTCAAGGCGTCTATCCCAATGCACATAGCTTCCCAGGCCGGGAGGGAGGCCATAGGCCAAAACTTCAAAAACACCACCAAGGGTATCGCCACACCGCTTGATTCGGTGAAGCTCATCTTTCATTTTCTCAGATGTGTTCTTGTCAAAACACCGAACAGGACTAGAGTCTATTGCTTCTAAATCACAAAATCTCGGATACGCGCCCTGTTCATAATCAATTTTTATGGAACCAATTTGCTTTACGTGGCTTAGGATAAAAATGTCCAGTTGTTGCAAAAAGGCCTTTGCAACGGCCCCACATGCAACCCTCGCGGCTGTCTCGCGAGCGCTGGCTCTTTCAAGAACAAGACGTGAATTTTGAAAACCATATTTTTGCATACCGACCAGATCGGCATGGCCTGGCCGCGGCTTATAGAGACCCTGAGCCCTTTTTGCATCAGACATATCTGATTTACAAGGCACTTCCGGGGTCATAATCTTTTCCCATTTACCCCACTCAGAATTAGTTATCCTAATCGCAACTGGACTACCAAGGGTTGAGCCATGTAACACACCGGCCGATAGCGTAACTAGATCTTTCTCAAATTTTTGCCTTGCACTGCGCCCAAATCCCAGCCTGCGCCTTGACAGTTCATTGCCTATGTGCTCGAGAGAAACCGGTATGCCTGCCGGTAGCCCCTCAAGGATGGCAACAAGCTCCATCCCGTGTGACTCGCCAGCAGTAAACCAACGTAACATTGCAATAAGTTTATCGTGATGTAACTTATCCGGCGAAGATATTTGGTAATTCAGAGTGAGTCATAAAAATACTTGCAATCCTGGGATGAATAAACCTGGACCTAGCATTGAAAGGAAACTCTAGCAAGTCACAATCCTTGCGTACAATGTGTCTCTTAGAAGACATTCCATCTCCTGAGTGAGTTGAGTAAAACAAAAAAGGCTAATTTGGGCAATAGCTTGTTCAACAAGCATAAGACGCCCAGAAACCACCCTGTCGGTCGGCCAAGAGCGCGCAATACCGGTCGGCCAAGGATTGTAATTTACATCAAACAAGGTGCCACGGACAGATCGCGGAATTGGCAACACCACGTCAGATGGCAGAGTGCTTATTACACAGGAAAAGTTACCTTTGAATGTGCTAATTGGCAGAATGTCAAGATCAAGGCAAAGCTTTTTTTGCATGCCTTTTGCTGCAGATAGATTCCTTGCATAAATAACCGTGTTACCAGTACAAGATAGCTCTTCCAGGGCAAGCAGAACAGATGCGGCAGTTGCCCCGCAGCCCAGTATAGCAACTTCGGAGCAATCAAGGCCGTAGTGAAAAATAGTCCTAGTTATGCCGTATACATCTGTGTTATACGCAGTAAGGATCCTTGAGGATAAATCCCGGGGGTCTGGCATATGTTCTGAGTCAGACGGGATTTGCGTGTTCGGGTCAAGTAACTGTGACTTGCCAAAAAATGTTTTTTGATCCGGACTGATCCTGGAAAGATATTGATCTGTAAGACCTACACGTTCTTCGCTGTGTGACTCAAAAACAAGAGTATTTGCAACCCCACAGCGCCGTACCAGATTAGACAGGCGATCGGCACAGGTCGCTGCGAGGAATTTCAAGGGCATGGTAACCGAAAGCCCCCGATAATCTTCATCAATAATTTTAGAAACAAAATCACGGA
The sequence above is a segment of the Tropheryma whipplei str. Twist genome. Coding sequences within it:
- a CDS encoding shikimate dehydrogenase family protein → MLFTNAVLGLPVSHSLSPKIHSLAYDLLGLPFRYVAKEMTIDGFRDFVSKIIDEDYRGLSVTMPLKFLAATCADRLSNLVRRCGVANTLVFESHSEERVGLTDQYLSRISPDQKTFFGKSQLLDPNTQIPSDSEHMPDPRDLSSRILTAYNTDVYGITRTIFHYGLDCSEVAILGCGATAASVLLALEELSCTGNTVIYARNLSAAKGMQKKLCLDLDILPISTFKGNFSCVISTLPSDVVLPIPRSVRGTLFDVNYNPWPTGIARSWPTDRVVSGRLMLVEQAIAQISLFCFTQLTQEMECLLRDTLYARIVTC
- the aroC gene encoding chorismate synthase; amino-acid sequence: MLRWFTAGESHGMELVAILEGLPAGIPVSLEHIGNELSRRRLGFGRSARQKFEKDLVTLSAGVLHGSTLGSPVAIRITNSEWGKWEKIMTPEVPCKSDMSDAKRAQGLYKPRPGHADLVGMQKYGFQNSRLVLERASARETAARVACGAVAKAFLQQLDIFILSHVKQIGSIKIDYEQGAYPRFCDLEAIDSSPVRCFDKNTSEKMKDELHRIKRCGDTLGGVFEVLAYGLPPGLGSYVHWDRRLDAMLSAAIMSIQAVKAVEIGDGLAISALPGSEAHDQIVLESGLLTRMSNHSGGVEGGVTTGSALRISGSMKPISTVPRALKTVDISTRQPANADHQRSDICAVPAAAVVGESMVALTISCAILDKFGGDSLCEIKRNFSGYLNSIPKNLMSVIER